A region of Solanum dulcamara chromosome 7, daSolDulc1.2, whole genome shotgun sequence DNA encodes the following proteins:
- the LOC129894314 gene encoding uncharacterized protein LOC129894314: MQFASLHIQISERKFLEFDFLKSSCFLSFASHSSPQHLYLIALITSCITNRILTPNKEERGREEDNIGRVMGRLKLNSDPSTRLKHFSHPHELELCTQLQNNPAPCSGCKLPSSTQMYICKPCNFTLHLSCTQFPKLINHPAHPDHPLALLPRSKYPRGLFNCDACNHRGDGFSYHCRDCEYDLHVTCASKPLKITYQLHQCQLELTFKNPYTDAKGFSCDVCQKIGVKQWLYRCGTCDFDVHLDCSNSAPISAVQGSTILQHHHSFPGATSSQNQFQQPPMTAKMRPNHFVHSASSGAKGNQLPQTPILSGQVMPNQYTQASLGTAQARPNPLLHSTSTGSIPQHQSLQPPLIQGLVRPDQYMQSPGTNNDLMNAAVQGLVEVAAQQVGQTIMQGFVGGGNNSDGNEGSSILRSIFGDSSQN, encoded by the coding sequence ATGCAGTTTGCATCACTACACATCCAAATCAGTGAAAGAAAATTTTTGGAATTTGACTTCCTAAAGTCAAGTTGTTTTCTGTCTTTTGCTTCCCATTCATCTCCTCAACACCTCTATCTCATTGCATTAATAACAAGTTGCATCACAAACAGGATACTAACTCCTAATAAAGAGGAGAGGGGAAGAGAAGAGGACAACATAGGAAGAGTGATGGGGAGGTTGAAGTTGAATAGTGATCCAAGTACAAGGCTCAAGCACTTCAGTCATCCACATGAATTAGAGCTATGCACCCAACTCCAGAATAACCCCGCACCTTGTTCAGGATGCAAACTCCCATCATCAACCCAAATGTACATATGTAAACCTTGCAACTTCACCCTCCATTTGAGCTGCACTCAGTTCCCAAAACTGATAAATCACCCTGCTCATCCAGACCACCCTCTGGCTCTCCTTCCCAGGTCTAAATACCCCCGTGGCCTTTTCAATTGTGATGCCTGCAACCACCGCGGAGATGGCTTCAGCTACCACTGCAGAGACTGCGAATATGATCTCCATGTGACCTGTGCATCAAAACCCCTCAAAATCACATATCAATTGCATCAATGCCAGCTGGAACTTACCTTCAAGAATCCATATACCGATGCCAAAGGCTTCTCTTGTGATGTATGCCAGAAAATTGGAGTCAAGCAGTGgctttatagatgtggcacttGCGATTTTGATGTTCATTTGGATTGTTCAAATTCTGCCCCGATATCAGCAGTTCAAGGGTCAACTATCCTCCAGCACCACCATTCATTCCCTGGGGCAACAAGTTCACAGAACCAGTTCCAGCAGCCTCCTATGACGGCAAAAATGAGGCCTAACCACTTTGTGCATAGTGCAAGTTCAGGCGCAAAGGGCAACCAGCTCCCACAAACTCCCATATTATCAGGACAAGTGATGCCAAATCAGTACACGCAGGCCAGTCTGGGTACAGCCCAAGCAAGGCCAAACCCATTACTCCACAGTACAAGTACAGGTTCAATCCCCCAGCACCAATCCCTGCAACCTCCTCTAATTCAAGGACTGGTGAGGCCTGATCAATACATGCAATCTCCTGGGACAAACAATGATTTGATGAATGCTGCAGTTCAAGGACTTGTGGAAGTTGCAGCTCAGCAGGTTGGTCAAACTATCATGCAGGGGTTCGTAGGTGGTGGTAACAACAGTGATGGGAATGAAGGCTCTTCAATTCTGAGAAGCATTTTTGGTGACTCGTCGCAGAACTAA
- the LOC129894315 gene encoding 50S ribosomal protein L29, chloroplastic-like, which produces MMSLSIATPPSSVTVTFASKINLSKSSFHGVRIAQVCPIHARTAYSMTTIRSSSSMVVKMAKREEELKEIRTKTTEELQEEIVDLKGELFMLRLQRSARNEFKSSEFLRMRKMIARMLTVKRERELEEGINKRISRKLDRKWKKSIVPRPPPSLKKLREEEAAEEAKESA; this is translated from the exons ATGATGAGCCTCTCCATTGCCACTCCTCCTTCAAGTGTCACTGTCACCTTTGCTTCCAAGATAAACCTCTCAAAATCCTCTTTCCATGGCGTTCGAATTGCTCAAGTCTGCCCAATTCATGCTCGAACCGCCTACTCTATGACGACAATTCGCTCTTCTTCGTCAATGGTGGTGAAAATGGCAAAGAGAGAAGAGGAATTGAAGGAAATTCGAACAAAAACTACTGAGGAGCTTCAGGAAGAGATTGTGGATCTTAAAGGAGAGCTTTTCATGCTTCGTCTTCAAAGATCAGCTCGGAACGAGTTTAAGTCAAGCGAGTTTCTTCGAATGCGCAAAATG ATTGCTCGAATGCTTACTGTTAAACGGGAGCGTGAGCTGGAAGAAGGAATTAACAAAAGGATATCTAGGAAGCTTGATCGGAAATGGAAGAAAAGCATTGTCCCTAGACCCCCTCCTTCTTTGAAGAAATTGCGAGAGGAAGAGGCAGCTGAAGAGGCTAAGGAATCTGCCTGA